The segment AGGAATTATTTTGGGTAAATTAAAGAGACATGAGGAAGCCTTGAATTGTTTTGAAAATGTATACAAAAAAAACCCAACTCATATGGATGCATTTTTTCATAAAGGAATAGAATTAGCAGAAATAGGAAAACATGAGAAAGCAATTGAGATATTTGATCAAATTTTATCAAAACATAAAGATAATGTAAATATCATATATGCAAAATCAAGAAGTAAGGCATCACTAGGAATGTTTCCTGAATCACTAGAACTGCTAAAGCAAGCAATATCAAAAAATCCTAAAACAATCAGAGCATGGGCTAAAGAAGAAAAAGCATTTACTCAATTACACACAAATGACAAGTTTAGAGCACTTGTAAAATTATAGAAATAAAATTTACAAAATTTTGTTTCTAACTGCGTCGATTCGCAATATTTCAATTTTTTTATTTGGCCCTACTAATCGAGCTTCAAATATTGGGGTATAAATTTCTGAGATAGTATTTAGAGTAAATTCATCATTTAGATTACGGATGTCTTGGTCCAACGATTTTTTTAGAATGATTTTTAGTTGATCGACCGCAACATCATATGTTATTTCAGGTTTTTTTATAGAGGAATTAGATTCCAATATCTGTAGAGGATAATTCTCAACAGTTTTAGAATTAATCGTAAATTGGAAGTTTACTACTCTACCATGATGATCAAAAGTGACTTCACCCTCTTCTTCAATAAACACATGTTCTTCCAATGGAAGTTCAATCTTGTTTTTTCCACGATTTCCAACAAATGCCTTTCTAAGAGTAGATTTGGATTCAATTGGGAAAATACCGTCTCCAAGAACAATTTCTTTGACATTAGAATCTACAGAAATAATATGAGTCGACTTTCTAAAATAATCAGCAACATACTTCCCAGAAATTTTCAACAAACATTCGTAATAAAGGGTAAGGGGCTGAACGTGAACTTCTTCGGGGCTCGGTTTTTTAAATAATTTTTTAAATAGTGAAGTCTTTTTCTCTTCGATAATTACTGATGCTTCTTTTTCATCAATAATTTTTTTTAGAACTATTGTTTTAATGTCATACTTGTTTGCAGTCAAAATTCCATAAAATTTAGAGCATTGTCGCTATTAAATCAATTGTAAAATTCAGCAGTTGGGAAAAATATATTACATTTGAAATGACATACATTGTATGACCACAAAAAAGAAAGTTGGACGTATTGAAAGATTTCTAAAAAAAGCTGACAGAGCAATAGAAGAGGGAATTAAAAAAGCTGATGAGGCTTTAGATGATGCAGTAGAATTTGGAGGAATGGCAGCAAATCAAGCAAAAAAGACAAGCAAAGAACTTAGAAACAGAGCAATTAAAGAAAAAGCAGAAATCACAACAAAAGGAATTAAAAAAATTAACGAAAGTATTGTCGCAGTTAAACAGGCCACAATTAAAACCAATGAAGAGTTAACAACACTTGAAAAATTAGGCGAGTTAAGAAAAACAGGAATTCTAACTGAAGAAGAATTTCAAGAAAAGAAAAAGAAAATTTTATCGAGAATATAATATGAAAAAATCAAACATTTACTCAAAGGGAGACAAAAGAAAAATCAATCCAAATTGGTTTACAAATAAAGTTCACATGAAAGATATTTCTTCAAAAATCAGATCTAAAGAGCAAGACATCTATCATGTCTACTTTGAAAACGGAGCAAAAACAAAGATGCATTCTCATAATGGAAATCAAATATTGATAGTCACTAAAGGAGTAGGCAGCCTTGAAACATTTAGAAAATATGGTACAAATAAAACAGAATTTAAAATCAAAAAGATTGAAAAAATTAGCCTCAATGAAGGAGATGTTGTGTACATTCCATCAAATACGCTTCACACACACGGAGCAACCAGTAAAAAGACGTTTTCGCATATTGCAATCAATATTTTACCAGCTAAAAATTCAGAGTATAAAACGGCATGGTATGAATCAGACTTTAAGACAAAAGTCACAGAAAAAATATGAACATCCAAGATGTCAGTTAGAAAAAGTTCTGAAATTGAAGAGATTCTAGGCAGTGAAGGATCAAAGATAAAACAATACTTCCATCCACACAACACACTAAATGGTATTGGGTATAGTTTAGCTCATTTTACATTAGAGCCTGGGAAAAAAACTATCCTACACAAGATAAAATCCTCAGAAATTTACTTTATTTTAGAAGGGGAAGCTACACTGATGATTGATGGTGAAAGACATCAAGTAAAAAAAGAGGATTCTGTGTATGTTCTGCCATTATCAAAGCAATGCATAGAAAATACAGGAACCGTAGACCTACGATTTTTATGCATAGTAGAACCAGCATGGAAACCAGAAGATGAAACCATTTTAGAATAAACATAAAACTGGCAAATCACATGAAATTGTTTTTAAGATAAAAGAGATTCTTAGAATTAGTGAATAGATTTCAAGCCCTCAGAACATTGAATATAAAATCAGAATCATCAATGGAGGACATAAAATTAGCATATAGAAAATTAGCTCTGGAATATCATCCAGATAAAAATATTAGCGAAAAAGAAGGCATCGAATTTAAAAAAATCACAGAGGCATATAATTATTTGAAAAAAAATTCTACAGAAGAAACTAATAACTCTAAAGAAAAATTTACAAATTCAAACAATAAAACTAATTTTGAGAGAAAACCTCAATGGGGAGCACCGCCTGGCGGAAAGATACCGGAGGAAGACTGGAGTAGATACACTAGAGAGTTTGAAGAAGGAGATCCCACTTTTTGGAGGGAATATGAAAAAAAATTCTGGGAAGAATACAATGCACGTGTACGCTCAGATGGAAAGCAAGGAGAATATGAAAAAGCAAAAGAGCCTGAAAAACAGCCAAATCTCTTTGTTGATGTGGATAAAAGCTTGTGCATAGGATGCTGTAGTTGTGAAATGATTGCCCCTGATGTGTTTTCAATTAACAGAAATTCAAGATCAAATCCAAAATCATCAGTCATAAATCCAAAAGGTGCGGGGATTAACAAAATAATGAACGCGGCAGAAACATGCCCAACTAAAGCAATAATTGTAGAAAATGCAGATACGAAAGAGAGATTATTTCCTTATTAAAATTATTTTAATTTATCATAAATTTCTTCAATTTCAGAATCAGAAAATTTTACAGTTTTAAACATATTATGAATTGGTCCTGCAGAATCACCTAGAGTACGAGGAACTAGATGTACGTGAACATGTGGAACTTCTTGTCCGGCATCTTTACCATTATGAACTGCTACAAGTGTTGAACCAGTCAATTTGTCAACTTTTGAGAGTACTTTGTGTACAAGCAAAAATAAATCTGAGTTTTCCTCAGGATTCATGTCTTGAATTTTCATATGATGATTTTTTGGAATTATTAGAGTATGTCCTTTTGTAAGTGGAAAAGCGTCCAAAAACGCAATAGAATGACTAGTTTCTTGAATAATTTTTGCTGGAATCTGCCTAGAAATTATTTTACAAAATATACAGTCCATAGATAATTAACAAATAAACAAAATATTAACTTCTATGTTTGAACAACGGTAGCCCAAGCAAGCCCTCTTCCAAACTTTATCATCACTTTATCTCCTGCCTGTAATTCACATTTTTGAATTTTTTTAGGAATCATATCTTTTGTTTCGACATAACACGTACCTTGGTCATTATTCAAAATAATTACTTCTTCAAACACATCTTCTCGTATCAAATTCCAAAATGGAAAAACTAATGTCGATAAAACTAAAGCTGCTACAACAAAGGCTCCACCGAAAACAAAGCCCATTTTTTGGCCATATGTAAATTCCAACTACCAAGTACCGCCTGCGCCAGAATTTGGATCAAGCTTCTTTTCAGGGATATTACCATGTGCCTTTTTTGTGTGTCTCTTTAGTCGTTCTGGATCATGTAACTCTAAACCACATACATCACATTTGGTCTCATTTTCATTATCTTTATTTCGTTTGAATAGA is part of the Nitrosarchaeum sp. genome and harbors:
- a CDS encoding cupin domain-containing protein, with translation MKKSNIYSKGDKRKINPNWFTNKVHMKDISSKIRSKEQDIYHVYFENGAKTKMHSHNGNQILIVTKGVGSLETFRKYGTNKTEFKIKKIEKISLNEGDVVYIPSNTLHTHGATSKKTFSHIAINILPAKNSEYKTAWYESDFKTKVTEKI
- a CDS encoding SHOCT domain-containing protein is translated as MTTKKKVGRIERFLKKADRAIEEGIKKADEALDDAVEFGGMAANQAKKTSKELRNRAIKEKAEITTKGIKKINESIVAVKQATIKTNEELTTLEKLGELRKTGILTEEEFQEKKKKILSRI
- a CDS encoding cupin domain-containing protein, with amino-acid sequence MSVRKSSEIEEILGSEGSKIKQYFHPHNTLNGIGYSLAHFTLEPGKKTILHKIKSSEIYFILEGEATLMIDGERHQVKKEDSVYVLPLSKQCIENTGTVDLRFLCIVEPAWKPEDETILE
- a CDS encoding DnaJ domain-containing protein; translated protein: MNRFQALRTLNIKSESSMEDIKLAYRKLALEYHPDKNISEKEGIEFKKITEAYNYLKKNSTEETNNSKEKFTNSNNKTNFERKPQWGAPPGGKIPEEDWSRYTREFEEGDPTFWREYEKKFWEEYNARVRSDGKQGEYEKAKEPEKQPNLFVDVDKSLCIGCCSCEMIAPDVFSINRNSRSNPKSSVINPKGAGINKIMNAAETCPTKAIIVENADTKERLFPY
- a CDS encoding HIT family protein, with protein sequence MDCIFCKIISRQIPAKIIQETSHSIAFLDAFPLTKGHTLIIPKNHHMKIQDMNPEENSDLFLLVHKVLSKVDKLTGSTLVAVHNGKDAGQEVPHVHVHLVPRTLGDSAGPIHNMFKTVKFSDSEIEEIYDKLK